One Hordeum vulgare subsp. vulgare chromosome 4H, MorexV3_pseudomolecules_assembly, whole genome shotgun sequence DNA window includes the following coding sequences:
- the LOC123446813 gene encoding B3 domain-containing protein Os03g0212300-like produces MDGLEGFEFFEIILENPSSRLRLPDKFTRVLLDGFKPKEVKLREAGHGRRFWGVKVVLDADGHMYLGRGWEQFARAHDLRLGYFLVFSYDGDAVLTVKVFDVSMCRRHYQHDGDASSGSSSDGDSGSNNGSVGDSGGGNISGMVATMGIDDGPTSQFTVMLRESNLGVRQKQYLNVPADFQNAHGYGERTKVELRMRGKSWSVNLKHSPRNRGRPRASLRYGWHQFCVDNGLGVGDTCFFRALGDGGAGDTHLLKVEVRKRDGGYVV; encoded by the exons ATGGACGGCTTGGAAGGTTTCGAGTTCTTCGAGATCATCCTTGAGAACCCCTCCAGCAGGCTG AGACTGCCTGACAAGTTTACGAGGGTGCTACTAGACGGCTTCAAGCCCAAGGAAGTGAAGCTGCGGGAGGCCGGCCACGGGCGTCGCTTCTGGGGCGTGAAGGTGGTGTTGGACGCCGACGGCCACATGTATCTAGGGCGCGGCTGGGAGCAGTTCGCCCGTGCGCACGATCTGCGGCTCGGCTACTTCCTCGTGTTCAGCTACGACGGGGATGCCGTGCTCACCGTCAAGGTGTTCGACGTGAGCATGTGCCGCAGGCACTACCAGCATGACGGCGATGCCA GCAGTGGGAGCAGCAGCGACGGCGACAGTGGGAGCAACAACGGCAGCGTCGGCGACAGCGGCGGCGGGAACATCAGCGGCATGGTGGCGACGATGGGGATCGACGACGGGCCGACGTCGCAGTTCACCGTCATGCTGAGGGAAAGCAACCTAGGCGTGAGGCAGAAGCAGTACCTT AACGTGCCGGCGGACTTCCAGAACGCGCACGGATACGGGGAGAGGACGAAAGTGGAGCTGCGGATGCGCGGCAAGTCGTGGTCCGTGAACCTGAAGCACAGCCCCCGGAACCGTGGCAGGCCCCGTGCGTCGCTCAGGTACGGGTGGCACCAGTTCTGTGTCGACAACGGCCTCGGTGTCGGCGACACCTGCTTCTTCCGAGCTCTCGGcgacggcggcgccggcgacaccCACCTTCTCAAGGTGGAGGTGAGGAAGCGAGACGGCGGCTACGTCGTCTGA